CGGCGGATTGTGCTCATTCCCGACACTGTCCTTCTATCACGGCACCAAGTATGCCGTGGAGGGGCTGAGCGAATCGTTAAGCCAAGAGGTCAGCGCCAGCGGCATCAAGGTACTCATCGTGGAGCCAAGCGGATTCAGAACAGACTGGGCAGGGCGCTCCTCCGCCAAGAAGGAACCGGAAATCGAAGATTACAAGCAATTTGCTGATTTCATTCAGAGCAATGCCACAGGAGCTCACCATGAGGCCGGTGACCCCGATAAGGCTGCCGAGATTATCTATGACCAGGTTGCGCATCACACTGAGTCTCTGCCCTTGAGACTGCCTCTCGGTAAGTTTGCAAACGACGCTGCAACGAAAAAGTTCAAGGACAACTTGGAGTTGTTCGGACAACTCAAGGATCTCTCCGAATCGGCGGATCAGCCGGAGTAAGGACCGCACAACAGCAATAAGCCGCACGAGATAAGCAATAATGCCTGCCGGTCAGACCATCAGTTCATGAGGTCTGACCGGCAGGCATGTGCTATATGGGCTCAGTACGCAGCGCTGCCTCACCACTGCCCCGCAGCTCTACTGCTCTACTGCTTTACTACTTCACAGCTTCACAGCGATTTGATAACCCGCGCCGGAACCCCCGCAACGATGCAGTCGCTTGGAACATCCTTGGTTACCACCGCACCTGCGGCAATAATCACGTTATCGCCTACATGCACGCCGGGAAGCACCGTGGCGCTACCGCCAATCCATACATCGTTGCCTATGCTGACAGGCACGGCCTTGGCGAGGTATTCCCTTCTTTTCTTGGCGTCCAAGGGGTGAGTAACTGTGAAAATATTGACGTTCGGGCCGATCATCACATGATCGCCTATGCGCACTTCAGCTATGTCAAGAACGGTGAGATTGTAGTTGCTCAAGAAATTGTCGCCCACATGAATGTTCTTGCCATAATCACAGTTGAACGGTGCCTGGACGGAAACGTTCTCCCCAGAGGAACCGAGTATCTCACGTATTTTCATTTCCTGCTTATCAGCTTCAGCGGCAGATATGGAGTTAAATTCCTGACAGAGACGAGCAGCACGAGCCTTGCGTGCAGCAACCTCGGGGTCGAGGAAGTAATACCAATCGCCATGCTTCAACTTTTCTAATTCACTTACCAATCAACACACCTCCACTTTGAGCAAAGCACTTATACCAAGGATGAAGTCAAGCTCTTCATACGATGCAGCCAATTTGTCGTCCATGCGAGCGCTCCTTACAACTCCGCATAGCCACCCCCAGTGCAATGGCTGCTGACATTGGCTGCACTGTTCATCGTAACGCAATCACATATCCAGCAGTCAACGATGGGTCGGGCATGCAGCATCCCAACGCAGACTGTTGTAGGCCCAATGCGTATGGGCGTGTCCCGTGGTGTGCATAGGCTTTGTGTATCTTGATGAAACAGCCGCGCGGGGGAGGATGTTTTGGAGCATTCGCTGTTCTTTGGTGTTAAGGACAACCATGCGATGGATCAGTTGGCATTTTCGTACTGTGGCATCTCGCAAACCGAAGCAGGACATGCCTACGGACCTTCACTGAACAGCGCTTGGGTGTTCCACGTCGTTCTCAGAGGCCAAGGTAAAGTTTCAACCGAAGATTTTACTTACAAACTCGGGGCGGGCGATGGTTTTTTGGTGCGTCCACAATCCTCGACACGGTATTCATCATCGGCTTCCGACCCTTGGGGATACCTATGGTTCGGCGTTCAAGGCGATTTGGTCGGCAAATACCTCAATGTCATCGGCATGCGCTCCGAACAGACAGTATTTACGGTAAAGAACGTCTATCCTTTTCTTTCGATATTGTCACGTTGCTTGAAATACACGTCGGGAAGCATCAGCGATGAGCTGGAACTCAATGCGCTTTCGTTGAGTTTCCTGTCGTCATTCGCTCGCGAGCTGAGTACCACAGAGCACGAGCCCATTGCCACCGCGCATAACGAACTCGTGCGTGAAGCGGTGCATGTGATCATCCATGAGTGGCGTCCTGGCATCACGGCAGCGTGGGTGGCGAATCGCGTGAATGTGGATCGCAGCCATCTTTCCCGTGTATTCCACCGCGATACCGGCATGACCATCAAAGCGTACATCGAGCATATCCGTCTCTCACGCGCCCATGATCTGTTGGGCATGACGGAAATGAGCGTGGCCGATGTCGCACAGGAATGCGGCTATGCAAGCGTTGAAGCACTCACGAGGAATTTTCATGAATCTCAGGGCTTCTCACCGAGCGAATTCCGTAAGGCCAATACGGGCGTTCTCAATAATCTCGGCGTTGGCATCGATTTTTTGTCGGCTGCATTCTCACTCCCCCCATCGCACTGATTCGATAGGGTGCTGCACACTATTCGCCACCTACTGCTTGCCGTCAGAACAGGTCATCATGGCTTCCAGTGGTGACCAGAATCAGGGTAAGCGTTTCATGCTCGATACTGTAAATGAGCAGCCAGTCATCTTGAACGTGCAGTTCACGAAACCCCGCAAGATTCCCAGCGAGGGCATGATCCTTGTACCGCGTAACCAGCAAGTCAATATTTCGAGACATGATGCAACGAATGGCTGACTCAAGTACATCGAGATCGTAATGTTTGCGCTTCATTTTTTTCATTTGCCGCAGGAATGAGGCCGGTCGCTCGATGTGCTTAAGCATCGCGCACTTCCTTCATCAAAGCTTCAACGCTGTCAACTCGTTGCATTGGTTCGCTGGCGGCCTTGAGCACAGAACGCTCGAAGGGAGTCAAACCCGGCTGAAACGGCAACCGATGCTCACTGATGGTCTGGCGCAAAAACATGTTGATGGCCGTCGTCATATCCATCCCCATATCCTTAAAGAGCTCCTGAGCCTCACGCTTGGTCTCGACATCGGTACGAATCGCTATCGTCGCAGTATCACTACTCACACTGCATCACCTCCCTCCCACACATAATCAATGACAACTCTCAATATACATGCTTATGTATATCTATCATATATATTATAGACATACAGCAGCATGCATAACAGTGTTGCACACTACAGGCAGGAAGAGCAACACACAAAGAAAAAATGCGGGTAGTCACCTTTGCCAGGTGACTACCCGCATCACTATCAACGATCCGCTGCATCAAGTCTGCGTATTAACAAGGCGTTGCTGCCTCAGTAGCCTCTCTTGCGGCAGATATCATCGTCAGTGCATCCTAGTCGGCGATTTTCTGCGGCTCCTGTGTTGAAGATTCGCGCGATGACTCTTTATGAGATACCTTGCTGCGTGCATCGTGAACGATGATCCCTATAAGGATGATGCCGAAAATGGCTGCAAATACGGGGAATGGCGCAACCAGCGCGTCAGTGCCCAAGATGGCCTGGATCAGTCGCATCGTCAACGGTGCAATGAATGAACCGGTATTCGTACCGATGAAAATCATGGATGTAGCGAAGGCGATGGTTTTCTTGCTCGTGATATCGCCCATGCCATTGAAAATGTAAGGGAAGCACCATGCGCATGGAATGCCTGAGATCAGCATGCCCAGAATTACCAACACGAGGTTGCCGTTGGAAAGTCCGATGCACAGGTTGGCAACGATGTATGAGATCAGACCGAGATAGAGCGCGCCCTTGCCCGTCCACTGATAGAGTTTTCCGAAAACGATGCCGGCGACGATGCCGACGAGCGGCATCAAGGAAAGTACCAGCCCTGAATTGAAGCCTATTCCCTCGATGCTGTCCATGATTGAGGGGAAACGCACCTGAATGGCAATGGAGTTGAGCACAAGCAGCACAGCAAACAATGCGAGTGCATATACAAAGGGATTGGTTTCCTTGATGATGGAAGCATATCCTGCCTTCGGCTGCTCTTCGCCCTCGTCATTGGCTTTCAGATCGATGTCAGGGACGATGAACCAGAAGAACACTGCAACAGGGAATGCGGCGAAGTAGATGGCGAAGGACCAGTGCCAGCCCAATGTCAGCAGGAGTCCAGCCAAGGCCATGAAGATTGACTGTCCGACATTCTCAGCAGAACCGCGCAGACCAAGAAGATTGGCACGAGTATGACCGGTGTACAAGGCATTGATTATGGATACTGCCAAAGCGTTATACAGACCCAAGCCCACGCCCATGATGAGTCGGCTCATGAGAATAATCGGGTACGAATTCACAAAAACAGGCACGATACCGCCGAAGCCCAGAAGCAGAATGCCCACCATTATGGTGCGCTTCACCCCGAAATGTTCCGCAATCCAACTGGACAGCAGCACGAAAACAGCCATAGCGATATTCGGTACCGTCGAGAGCATTTCGCTCTGCGTGGTGCTGATGCCCAGAGACGCACGTAACTGAGGCAGGGCACTGCTGATGGCAACAGAACTCGTGAGAATCAATGAAATTGACAGAACAGCAGACTTGGTAATAAGACTCTGCGGTTTGATGGTCATTATTTACTTCCTTGTAGAAGCAGCGCTGCGCCATGCAGCGCTGCATTAATCATTACTCTTGTGTTCACTCACACACTGCGACTGCTGTATTCACCGAGCAGTCAGCACGAACAGACGTGAATCGAAATCATGGGATGCACCAAGATCGTTCGCATCCTCAACTTCACCACTGGACGAACCAGTTGAAGCATCGGAGTCAATCATGCCGATATTCATCAGTTCATCACCATGGAAGGCATGACCGCGGATGGAACTGGCCCCACCAATGACATCGACGTCATACTCCAGTTCAGGATCCAAGCCCTCAAGATACAGCCTGCTGAATGGAGACATCGGATGGGAAAGCATGGTGTAGTCACCGACAATCGCCGTGCGCTTGTCCTGTGAAACGACCATCCATGCGACCTTGCCGCCATTGTGTCGGTTGCTTTCAAACGGAGAGACAAGGCGATAGAAGCTTCCGGTGTGGATGACTTCGCGGTAGCGCTTGCAGAATGCGACATTCTGCTTGACTTCCTCGAACTCTTCCGGTGAGAGCTTCGCCAGGTCAAGTTCGTAGCCGAAGGTGCCGAACAGGGCGACGTTGGTACGTGTGTTCAGCGTGGTGATGCGGTTGGTCTGATGGTTCGGCACGATGGAAACGTGAGCCCCAATGGAACTCAGCGGGTACACCATGCTGGTACCGTACTGGATGCTCATTCTCTCTACTGCGTCGGTGTCATCGCTGGCCCAAACCTGTGGGGAGTAATAGAGCATGCCCAAATCGAATCTGCCGCCGCCTGATGCGCAGCCTTCGATGATGAGATTCGGGAAGGCCTTCAGCAGACGCTCATTGAGGTCATACATGCCGAGAATGAAGCGGTGGTACACCTCGCCCTGATGCTCGCTGCCGCGCGAATTGTCGAATGCCTCGGTGATGTAACGATTCATGTCCCACTTGATGTAGGCGATATTTGCGCCCGACAGCACCTTGTACATCTGTTGGAAGATGTTATCGACCACATCCTTGTTGGCAAAATTGAGCACATACTGGTTGCGGCCGTGGCTCATGCTGCGCCCTGGCGTTGCCAGCACCCATTCGGGGTGATTGCGGTAGAGATCCGAATCCTTGTTGACCATCTCTGGCTCGAACCACAGGCCGAACATCATGCCCATATCGTTGATGCGGTCGGCAAGACCCTTCAAACCATCGGGCAGACGCTTGGTGTTCGGCGTCCAATCGCCCAAACCGGCAGTGTCGCCGTTACGTGCGCCGAACCAGCCATCATCCAGCACGAAGAGTTCGACACCGGCTTCCTTTGCCTTCGAAGCAATGGCTACCAGCTTGTCTTCATTGAAGTTGAAATAGGTGGCTTCCCAATTGTTGATAAGAATCGGGCGTTCCTTGTCTCTCCAAGGGCCGCGCACGATATGACGATGTATCAACGTGTGGAAGGCTTGGCTCATGCCGTTGAAGCCTTCATCGGAGTAAACCAGCACTGCCTCAGGTGCCTGGAAGTTCTCGCCCGGTGCGAGATGCCAGTCGAAATCGAAATCGGCAATGCCCATTTGCATGCGTGAAACGGCGAAGGAATCGACCTCCACCTGCGCATCGAAGTTACCGGAATATACCAGTGCAGCGCCCAATACCTCGCCACTGGCTTCGGTGGTGGAAGGTCTGGAAAGCATGATGGCAGGGTTATGCTCATGTCCTGATGCCGATCCACGCA
This Bifidobacterium sp. WK041_4_12 DNA region includes the following protein-coding sequences:
- a CDS encoding oxidoreductase, which gives rise to MTQQTWFVTGTSTGFGKSLATLLATKDDVNLVATARKTEQLDYLDQYDHGQILRLKLDVTNPDEIAASVKAAQERFEGIDVLVNNAGLGYFGTFEESDEKTVRYMFDVNVWGLVDMTRAVLPLMRAKRSGIIVNFSSVGGLCSFPTLSFYHGTKYAVEGLSESLSQEVSASGIKVLIVEPSGFRTDWAGRSSAKKEPEIEDYKQFADFIQSNATGAHHEAGDPDKAAEIIYDQVAHHTESLPLRLPLGKFANDAATKKFKDNLELFGQLKDLSESADQPE
- a CDS encoding type II toxin-antitoxin system RelB/DinJ family antitoxin, encoding MSSDTATIAIRTDVETKREAQELFKDMGMDMTTAINMFLRQTISEHRLPFQPGLTPFERSVLKAASEPMQRVDSVEALMKEVRDA
- a CDS encoding MFS transporter gives rise to the protein MTIKPQSLITKSAVLSISLILTSSVAISSALPQLRASLGISTTQSEMLSTVPNIAMAVFVLLSSWIAEHFGVKRTIMVGILLLGFGGIVPVFVNSYPIILMSRLIMGVGLGLYNALAVSIINALYTGHTRANLLGLRGSAENVGQSIFMALAGLLLTLGWHWSFAIYFAAFPVAVFFWFIVPDIDLKANDEGEEQPKAGYASIIKETNPFVYALALFAVLLVLNSIAIQVRFPSIMDSIEGIGFNSGLVLSLMPLVGIVAGIVFGKLYQWTGKGALYLGLISYIVANLCIGLSNGNLVLVILGMLISGIPCAWCFPYIFNGMGDITSKKTIAFATSMIFIGTNTGSFIAPLTMRLIQAILGTDALVAPFPVFAAIFGIILIGIIVHDARSKVSHKESSRESSTQEPQKIAD
- a CDS encoding sugar O-acetyltransferase, giving the protein MVSELEKLKHGDWYYFLDPEVAARKARAARLCQEFNSISAAEADKQEMKIREILGSSGENVSVQAPFNCDYGKNIHVGDNFLSNYNLTVLDIAEVRIGDHVMIGPNVNIFTVTHPLDAKKRREYLAKAVPVSIGNDVWIGGSATVLPGVHVGDNVIIAAGAVVTKDVPSDCIVAGVPARVIKSL
- a CDS encoding helix-turn-helix domain-containing protein, whose amino-acid sequence is MEHSLFFGVKDNHAMDQLAFSYCGISQTEAGHAYGPSLNSAWVFHVVLRGQGKVSTEDFTYKLGAGDGFLVRPQSSTRYSSSASDPWGYLWFGVQGDLVGKYLNVIGMRSEQTVFTVKNVYPFLSILSRCLKYTSGSISDELELNALSLSFLSSFARELSTTEHEPIATAHNELVREAVHVIIHEWRPGITAAWVANRVNVDRSHLSRVFHRDTGMTIKAYIEHIRLSRAHDLLGMTEMSVADVAQECGYASVEALTRNFHESQGFSPSEFRKANTGVLNNLGVGIDFLSAAFSLPPSH
- a CDS encoding alpha-galactosidase; translated protein: MARNDPRILVHEKNREFHISNGLVSYIIKADDQDHLMQLYYGKAVADREDFGYLVEVQRRTTASCPIEGNASYSLEHLRQEYPEYGTSDYRMPAISIAQPNGSRITNFRYRGYSVLSGKPTLEGLPSTYVDEDNQAATLRIELSDDLLGVTATLSYTVFAGIPVIARSVNIANQGSDAVDIERVMSMNLDLPDDNYEFTQLSGSWARERSIIRSPLHPGIQQIGSLRGSASGHEHNPAIMLSRPSTTEASGEVLGAALVYSGNFDAQVEVDSFAVSRMQMGIADFDFDWHLAPGENFQAPEAVLVYSDEGFNGMSQAFHTLIHRHIVRGPWRDKERPILINNWEATYFNFNEDKLVAIASKAKEAGVELFVLDDGWFGARNGDTAGLGDWTPNTKRLPDGLKGLADRINDMGMMFGLWFEPEMVNKDSDLYRNHPEWVLATPGRSMSHGRNQYVLNFANKDVVDNIFQQMYKVLSGANIAYIKWDMNRYITEAFDNSRGSEHQGEVYHRFILGMYDLNERLLKAFPNLIIEGCASGGGRFDLGMLYYSPQVWASDDTDAVERMSIQYGTSMVYPLSSIGAHVSIVPNHQTNRITTLNTRTNVALFGTFGYELDLAKLSPEEFEEVKQNVAFCKRYREVIHTGSFYRLVSPFESNRHNGGKVAWMVVSQDKRTAIVGDYTMLSHPMSPFSRLYLEGLDPELEYDVDVIGGASSIRGHAFHGDELMNIGMIDSDASTGSSSGEVEDANDLGASHDFDSRLFVLTAR
- a CDS encoding type II toxin-antitoxin system YafQ family toxin — encoded protein: MLKHIERPASFLRQMKKMKRKHYDLDVLESAIRCIMSRNIDLLVTRYKDHALAGNLAGFRELHVQDDWLLIYSIEHETLTLILVTTGSHDDLF